From Verrucomicrobia bacterium S94, the proteins below share one genomic window:
- a CDS encoding glycosyltransferase family 2 protein — MPPSVAIIMRAKNEMPYVEQALNMLEQQTFRTFDLFAVDSGSTDGTFQALEKSGCSLQRISPDEYVPGRVLNHAIARTRHEIIVLLNADAVPQQDDWLEKLIAPILGNEADATFSRQIARPDAAFIVKYDYERAYRCKNLEPGFFSAVACAFKRSLWATYPFPESGYAEDARWAREHTEKGARFQLLEESVVEHSHNYSLPALFQKRYRQALVSNQIPSFGKQLEHCLREVIRDLAYAVIRFRLLSIPYNVAYRLTIHRAVYRGHKDAR; from the coding sequence ATGCCGCCTTCTGTTGCCATCATCATGCGGGCCAAAAACGAAATGCCGTATGTCGAGCAGGCACTGAACATGCTTGAACAGCAGACTTTTCGCACTTTTGATCTTTTTGCCGTCGATTCCGGCTCAACCGACGGAACCTTCCAGGCCCTGGAAAAATCAGGATGCAGCCTGCAGCGGATTTCTCCGGATGAATATGTGCCCGGCCGCGTACTGAACCATGCCATTGCCCGGACCCGCCATGAAATCATCGTACTGCTCAATGCCGATGCCGTTCCGCAGCAAGATGACTGGCTGGAAAAACTGATTGCGCCCATCCTTGGAAACGAGGCCGACGCCACGTTCAGCAGACAGATCGCCCGTCCGGACGCTGCATTTATCGTCAAATACGATTATGAACGGGCCTACCGGTGCAAAAACCTCGAGCCCGGCTTTTTTTCGGCCGTGGCCTGTGCATTTAAACGGAGTCTGTGGGCAACATATCCGTTTCCTGAATCCGGCTATGCCGAGGATGCGCGCTGGGCGCGGGAACATACTGAAAAAGGGGCCCGTTTCCAGTTGCTTGAGGAATCGGTTGTGGAGCATTCACATAATTATTCGCTGCCCGCACTCTTTCAGAAACGTTATCGTCAGGCACTTGTTTCCAACCAGATTCCTTCCTTCGGAAAACAGCTGGAGCATTGCCTGCGGGAAGTTATCCGTGATCTCGCCTATGCGGTTATCCGGTTCCGTCTGCTGAGTATCCCCTACAACGTAGCCTATCGGCTGACGATTCACCGGGCGGTTTACCGGGGGCACAAAGACGCCCGCTGA
- a CDS encoding GNAT family N-acetyltransferase, whose translation MSKRIYVEKRNHDASVAGLEEIWEQLLQESVRPTLFASFDYVQISIRHLNRGEEVFYLLMREEDNDGRLLAIFPLCIRKRKEHGVRLNVVMHALPPQTTEVDKPCPIIHKDYEAACWEAFADYMKKEFRAWDIIDLEELIAGSYFPKHVNALFKMPTALPRVKKGPDSPMVDLSVSWEDFWGHHRKLRKKCGRLERRIEQLRHEITNDSKDIIRCLENYIEVENISWKEGEMVAYHRDFYADLLPKLAEKGRVWFSTLYDGDTLVSLEMAYTYLDRVYFCHGTYAPDYAVHSPGMVNSSWFIRHFCGGAYAEGDYLAGFASYVDPWAYRQEHTRQVVVYRTGWKLGALLLFHAARKVKFFIKKVRKK comes from the coding sequence TTGAGTAAACGGATCTATGTGGAAAAGCGTAACCACGATGCATCGGTTGCCGGGCTGGAAGAGATCTGGGAGCAGTTACTGCAGGAAAGTGTGCGGCCGACGCTGTTTGCCTCGTTTGATTATGTGCAGATTTCTATCCGGCATCTGAACCGGGGCGAAGAGGTATTTTATCTTCTGATGCGGGAAGAGGATAACGATGGCCGGCTGCTGGCCATTTTCCCGCTCTGTATCCGGAAGCGGAAAGAGCATGGCGTCAGGCTGAACGTCGTCATGCATGCCTTGCCGCCCCAGACAACTGAAGTGGATAAACCCTGCCCGATTATACATAAGGACTATGAAGCGGCCTGCTGGGAAGCCTTCGCCGACTATATGAAGAAAGAGTTTCGGGCGTGGGACATTATTGATCTTGAAGAACTTATTGCGGGCTCCTATTTCCCGAAGCATGTGAACGCGCTGTTTAAAATGCCCACGGCGTTGCCACGCGTAAAAAAGGGGCCCGATTCACCGATGGTTGATCTTTCCGTTTCATGGGAGGATTTCTGGGGGCACCACCGGAAGCTGCGGAAAAAATGCGGCCGGCTGGAACGTAGGATTGAACAGTTGCGCCATGAAATCACCAATGATTCCAAAGACATCATCCGCTGTCTGGAAAACTATATTGAAGTGGAGAACATCAGCTGGAAAGAGGGGGAAATGGTGGCGTATCACCGTGATTTTTATGCGGATCTGCTACCAAAGCTGGCGGAAAAGGGCCGGGTTTGGTTTTCCACGCTCTATGATGGCGATACGCTGGTTTCACTGGAAATGGCCTACACGTATCTGGATCGGGTCTATTTCTGCCATGGTACGTATGCACCCGATTATGCCGTGCATTCCCCGGGAATGGTGAATTCCAGCTGGTTTATCCGCCATTTTTGTGGAGGAGCATATGCTGAGGGTGATTATCTGGCCGGGTTTGCCTCCTACGTGGATCCATGGGCATACCGGCAGGAGCATACCAGACAGGTTGTGGTCTACCGGACGGGGTGGAAGCTGGGGGCGCTTCTGCTTTTTCATGCGGCCAGAAAGGTGAAGTTTTTCATCAAAAAGGTGAGAAAGAAATAG